DNA from Petropleomorpha daqingensis:
CCGTCCGGATGGTCGACGCCGCCGAGCAGGCCGGCCTGCTGAAGCCGGGCGGCACGATCGTCGAGCCGACCAGCGGCAACACCGGCATCGGGCTGGCCCTGGTCGCCCAGCAGCGCGGGTACCGCTGCATCTTCGTCTGCCCCGACAAGGTCGGCCAGGACAAGATCAACGTGCTCAAGGCCTACGGCGCCGAGGTGGCCGTCTGCCCGACCGCCGTCGACCCGGCCGACCCGCGCTCGTACTACTCGGTGTCCGACCGGCTGGCCCGGGAGACGCCCGGCGGCTGGAAGCCCGACCAGTACTCCAACCCGGCCAACCCCCAGTCGCACTACGAGACGACCGGGCCGGAGATCTGGGCGCAGACCGACGGCCGGATCACCCACTTCGTGACCGGCGCGGGCACCGGCGGCACGATCAGCGGCGTCGGCCGCTACCTCAAGGAGGCGTCCGAAGGCCGGGTGCGGGTGATCGGCGCCGACCCGGAAGGCTCGGTCTACTCCGGCGGCACCGGCCGGCCGTACCTGGTCGAGGGCGTCGGGGAGGACTTCTGGCCGGCGACCTACGACAAGTCGGTCGCCGACGAGATCATCGCGGTGTCCGACGGCGACTCCTTCGCGATGACCCGCCGGCTGGCCCGCGAGGAGGGGCTGCTGGTCGGCGGCTCGTGCGGGATGGCGGTCGTCGCCGCGCTGCGGGTCGCCGAGAAGCTCACCAAGGACGACGTCCTGGTCGTGCTGCTGCCCGACGGCGGCCGCGGCTACCTCGGCAAGATCTTCAACGACCAGTGGATGGCCGACTACGGCTTCCTCGAGGCCGCCGGCGGCGAGACGGTCGGCGAGGTGCTGTCGGCGAAGTCCGGCGCGACGCCGACGCTGGTGCACACGCACCCGAACGAGACCGTCCGCGAGGCGATCGACATCCTGCGCGAGTACGGGGTCAGCCAGATGCCGGTGGTCCGCGCCGAGCCGCCGGTCACCGCCGGTGAGGTGGTCGGCTCGGTCGACGAGAAGGTGCTGCTCGACGCGCTGTTCGCCGGCCGGGCCAGCCTGGCCGACCGGGTGGAGCGGCACATGTCCCCGCCCCTGCCGATCATCGGATCGGGCGAGCCGGTCAGCGCCGCGGTGGCCGAGTTCGGCGAGGCCGACGCCCTCGTCGTCCACGTCGACGGCAAGCCGGCCGGCGTGGTCACCCGCCAGGACGTGCTCGGCCACCTCGCCGGCCTCGCGCCTACGGTGGGCTGATGAGCGGCTTCAACACCCGAGCCATCCACGCCGGGCAGGAGCCCGACCCGGCCACCGGTGCGGTGAACGTGCCGGTCCACCTGTCGACGACGTTCAAGCAGGACGGCGTCGGCGGCCTGCGCGGCGGCTACGAGTACAGCCGCAGCGGCAACCCCACCCGGACGGCGCTCCAGGAGGCGCTGGCCGCGCTGGAGCAGGGCGCCGTCGGGCTGACCTTCGCGTCGGGGCTGGCCGCCGAGGACACCCTGCTGCGCACGGTGTGCCTGCCGGGCTCGCACGTCGTCCTGGCCGGCGACGCGTACGGCGGCACGTTCCGGCTGCTGTCGAAGGTGTTCGCCCGCTGGGGCGTCACGCACACGCCGGTGGACCTCGGCGACCTCGACGCCGTCCGCGCCGCCGTCGTCCCGGAGACCCGGGTGGTCTGGTGCGAGACGCCGACCAACCCGCTGCTCAACATCGCCGACATCGCCGGGCTGGCGTCGGTCGCGCACGACGCCGGCGCGCTGCTGGTCGTCGACAACACGTTCGCCTCGCCGTACCTGCAGCAGCCGCTGACGCTGGGTGCCGACGTCGTCGTCCACTCGACGACGAAGTACCTGGGCGGGCACTCCGACGTGGTCGGCGGCGCGCTGGTGGTGGCCGACGCCGGGCTGGCCGAGGAGCTCGCGTTCCACCAGAACGCGATGGGCGCGGTCAACGGGGCGTTCGACGCGTGGCTGACGCTGCGCGGCGTCAAGACCCTCGGCGTGCGCATGGACCGGCACTGTGCCAACGCGGCGGCCGTGGCCGAGTTCCTGCAGCGGCACGACGCGGTGTCCGCCGTCCTCTACCCGGGGCTGCCCGACCACCCAGGGCACGACCTCGCGGTCAAGCAGATGTCCGGCTTCGGCGGCATGGTCTCCTTCCGGCTCGCCGCCGGTGAGGAGGTCGCCCTGAAGGTGTGCGAGCGGGCGCAGCTGTTCACGCTGGCCGAGTCCCTCGGCGGCGTCGAGTCGCTTATCGAGCACCCGGGCCGGATGACCCATGCGTCGGCGGCCGGGTCGCCACTGGAGGTGCCCGGCGACCTGGTGCGGCTCTCGGTCGGCATCGAGGACGCCGACGACCTGCTCGCCGACCTCGAGCAGGCGCTGGCGTAGCCGCCGCGACCGAGGATGATCAGGGCATGACGACGACCGCCGACGGCCGCGACCTCGCCGCTCTCGAGGCCGAACGCGCCCGGATCCGCGACGCCCACCTCAAGCCGGCCGGCCAGCGGGCGGGGTCGACCGCACGCGGCCTGCACCACACGGCGCTGATCAGCAGCGACGTCGAGCGGACCGTGCGCTTCTACCAGGACGTGCTCGGCTTCCCGCTGACCGAGCTGATCGAGAACCGCGACTACCCCGGGTCGTCGCACTTCTTCTTCGACATCGGCAACGGCAACCTGCTCGCCTTCTTCGACTTCCCGGGCCTCGACGTCGGCCCGTACGCCGAGGTGCTCGGCGGGCTGCACCACATGGCGATCAGCGTCGATCCGGACCGCTGGCAGGAGCTGGTCGGGCGGCTGGAAGAGGCGGGCGTCGCGCACGAGGTGCACAGCGGCGTCTCGGTCTACTTCCGCGACCCCGACGGCGCCCGCATCGAGCTCATCGCCGATCCGCTCGGCGAGATGTACGGCACCAAGGTCCTCTGAAGCGCGTACCGCGGAACCTGAGCCGGGTGAGCGTCTCCTTCGCCGCGTCGTGGCGCGGCGAAGGAGACGGTGGACCGGCTAGGCATCGCCGGCGGGTGCATCGCCGCGTCGCCGGCCGCGGCCCCGCGCGGGGCGACGTCCACCGTCCGGCCGGCGCACCGGGACCATCAGGCCGAACGCGATCACCAGGTAGCCGAACACGGCCGCGATCGGCGCGAACAGCCCGACGACCACCAGGACCACGTACCCGCCGCCGCCAGGGGTGAGCCGCCGGGTGAGCACGCGCGCCTCGTACTCGGACATGTCGTCGGCCACCAACTTGTGATTGACCGCGTAGATCCAGACGACGGCGAGCATCGTCCCCACGGCCAGCAGGGTCAGACCGTAGATCGTGGCGGCCACCCGCTCGGGACCGGACTCGCCGATGTAGCTCGCCAGCAGCTTCGTGGGGAACGGCAGGAACGACACCACCAGGAGCAGCAGCAGGTTGAGCCGCACGAACACCGCGTCGACCTCGTCCAGGTACTCGGTGATCGTCGAGTGCGACAGCCAGGTGGCGCCGATGGTGGCGAAGCTGACCACGTAGGCCAGGTACGACGGCCACTGGGCGAGGAAGGCGTGCAGCAGGTCGTCGCCGGCGTCCTCCGGCACGGAGATCTCCAGGACCAGCAGGGTGATCGCGATGGCGAACACGCCGTCGCTGAACGCCTCCAGCCGGCGGGGGGACAGCCGCCGCCGCTCGCCGCCCTCCCCCGGGTCAGCCGTCACCGTGCAGCACGAGGTCGGCGTAGTCCGGGTGCCGCTCGATCCAGCCGCGGACGAACGGGCACTGCGCGATGATCTTCCCGCCCTTGGCCCGGACGTCGTCCAGCGCCGCCCGCACGAGGGTGCTGCCCAGCCCGGAGCGCCCCTCGTCGGGGTTCACCTCGGTGTGGGTGAAGACCAGGACGTCGCCGCGCCGGTGGTAGGCCGCGATCCCGAGCAGGCGGTCGCCGTCGCGGATCTCGTACCGGTCGTCGTCCGGGGCATCGCTCACGGTGGGCTCCATGCGCCCATCCAACCCGAGCGCCGTCGAACCGATTCCGGTCAGTCCACCAGCCGCAGGGCCCGGGTCGGGCAGGCCTGGACGGCGTTGCGCACGTCGGGCAGGAGGGCGTCGTCCGGCTCCGCGGTCAGGACGACGAGCTCGCCGTCGTCCCCCACCTCGAAGACGTCGGGCGCCATCGCCTCGCAGCCGCCGGTGCTCGCGCAGCGGTCGCGGTCGACCTCGACCCTCACCGGACCCCCGTCAGCCGCGCAGGCAGCCGCTTGAGGCCGTTGACGAAGGAGTTGCGCAGCCGCTCCGGCTCGCCGCAGACCTCCAGGTCGGGCAGCTTGTCGAACAGCGTGCGGAAGGCCACCCCGAGCTCGCGGCGGGCCAGGTGGGCGCCCAGGCAGAAGTGCGGCCCGTGCGCGCCGAAGCCGACGTGCGGGTTGGGGGCGCGGCCCAGGTCGAACACGTGCGGGTCGGCGAAGACCTCGGGATCGCGGTTGGCCGCCCCGTAGAACAGGATCAGCTTGTCGCCGGCCTGCACCGGGCGGCCGTTGACGTCGGTGTCCTGGGTCGCGGTGCGGCGCATCCAGGTGACCGGGCTGACCCAGCGCACGATCTCCTCGACCGCGGTCGGCGTGAGCGAGGGGTCGGCGGCCCAGCGGGCGCGCTGCTCGGGGTGCTCGTGCAGGGCGAGGATGCCCTGGCTGATCGCCGTCCGGGTCGTCTCGTTGCCGGCGACGCAGAGCAGGATGAAGAACGACGCGATCTCCTGGTGGGTCAGCTTCTCGCCGTCGACCTCGGAGTTGACCAGCGCCGTCGTGAGATCGTCGCGCGGGTTCTCGGCGCGCTCGGCGGCCAGCCGGTTCATCAGGTCCGAGAGCATGCCGCCGGCCTCGAGGAACTGCGTGAGGATCTCGTTCTCGTCGGCGATCAGGTCCGGGTCGCCGCCGGACAGGATGATCGTCGACTTCTCCAGGACCATCTGCCGGTCCTCGGCGGGGATGCCCATCATGTCGCAGATGACCCACAGCGGGATCGGCGCGGCGAAGTCGGCGACGACGTCGATGGTGCCGTCGCCCGCCTCGGCCTTGCGGCGCGCCTCGGCCGCGACCTCGTCGGCGATCTGCTGCACGGACTCGACCAGCCGCTCGAGCATGCGGGGCGTGAAGGTCTTGGCGACGATCCGGCGGATCTTGGCGTGCCGGGGGTCGTCCATGCTGATCATCGAGCCGTAGAACTCGTTGAGCTCCGGCGGCATGTCGGGGATCGACACGGCGCCCTGCCCCGAGCAGAACAGCGCCGGCTGGGAGCTGATCGTCTCGACGTCGGCGTGCCGGGTGACCGCGTAGTAGCCGGGACCGGCCGGGATGAGCGGCACCTCCGGCTCGGCGTAGAAGGCGAACGGCCGCTCGCGGCGCAGCGCGTCGAACACGGCGTGCCGCTCGGCCGGCGGGCGTCCCCAGAAGTCGCGGTCGGAGAGGTCGACGGCGTCGAGGTCGATCGCGGCGGCGTCCAGGCTCACGGGGTCCTCCAGCAGAACGGTCAGCGGTGACCGTTCCCACGCTAGGGCCCCGGTGACGGAGGACACAATGCCGACCCGCCTATGAAAACAACGAGGCCCGGTGCGTGGTCGCACCGGGCCTCGTCCGTAGTAGCGGGGACAGGATTCGAACCTGTGACCTCTGGGTTATGAGCCCAGCGAGCTACCGAGCTGCTCCACCCCGCGGCGGTTCCTCCACCGTACACGGCCGCCGCGGACGGGCCGCCGGCGCCCCGGGGACGAGCACCGTGTGACGGCTGGGGGCTGGCGTGACGGAGCAGTCTCGGGCGACGCGCGCCTGCCCGGGCGTGCCCGGTCGGCGACCTACAGTCGCGACCGTGACTGGGGGCGAGGCGACGAGCGCGTTCGCCGGGGAACCCCAACCGGTGGACATCCACCACCGCGGCGTCTGGTACTCCGGCGAGCTGCTGGGTTGGCGGTTCGACGACGACGGCCGGGCCATGGCCCGCGTCCGGTGCGTCGTCGACGGCCTGCGGCACTCGACGTGGAAGGAGCTGGCCGAGCTCCGCCTGCCCGAGCCGGGTGTGATCAACGATCCGGCGCGCGTGCCGGCGCAGGCGAGGAGGCATCCCGCCCAGCCGGTCGGCACGCCGGTCGTGCAGTGGGCGGCGATCGGGCGGCACGAGGCCGCGGCGCCGTCCTGGACCCCCGACCGCCTCCCCCAGCCGCCGTTCGAGGACGACGACACCCGCCCGCACGCGCTGCTGCTCGATCGCGACCTGCCCCGCCGGCCGCCGGTCCCCCGGCCCGCCGTCCGCCCCCGGCAGACCGCACCCGACCGGGCGCACCGCTCCTAGGTGCGGGTCATCCGGTAGGTCTCGACCAGCGTCCACGGGCCGCCGTCGATCGAGCGCTGGTTGGACCAGATCGCCACGTCGGGATCGGTGCGGTCCCAGACCAGGCGGAGCCGGACGGGGCCGTCGCCGAGGGTCTCGTAGACGAGGCGGTCGCCGTCGATCCGGCCGCGCAGCACGTCGGCGTGGCCGTAGTTGTCCGCCAGGGCGGCCCGGTACTCCTGCGCGTCGGCGTCCCAGCCGGTGACCCAGTGCAGCCGCCAGGTGAGCACGTAGGTCCCGTCGTCGAGGAACTGGTCCTGCCGGTAGTCCCCGACGATCCACAACCCGTCGTGCAGGCGGGTGTGGGTGCCGCGCCCGCGCGCGGTCATGGCCGGAGTGCCCGGCCCCATGCCGCCCGCCTCGATGGTGCCGGTCCAGGTCACGTCGGCGTAGAAGCGCGCGAGCTCGGCCATCTCCGGGCCGGCCTCGCGCGGCCGGGGCACCGTCGCGATCAGGGAGCCGCTCATGGGCCCAGGCTTCCCCCGACGCGACCCCGCACGGCAGGGGCGAGCGCCCCGCTGCTGAAAGCAGAAGGACCCCGGCCGATCGGGCCGGGGTCCTTCGTTCGTAGCGGGGGCAGGATTCGAACCTGCGACCTCTGGGTTATGAGCCCAGCGAGCTACCGAGCTGCTCCACCCCGCGTCGGTGAACACGAGGTTACCACGGTTCCGGATGGGGAGAGCCGGGCCCTCCCCATCCGGAGGGACGTCAGCCGGTGGGCGACGCCGACGTGGGTGCCGCGCCGGCCGGCGAGGACGAGGCCGCCGCCGACTTGGCCGCCTGGTACTCCGCGACCGCCTTCTGCAGATCCGACAGCGCCTGCCCCTGGGCCGCGAAGTCGCCGCTGCGCTGCGCGGCCGCGAGCGCGTCCAAGGCCGCGTTGAGATCGCTGACCGCCTTGTCCAGCGCGGGGTTGGACCCCCCGCTGTCGGACGGCGGGCTGGTCGTGGGCGACGGCGACGTGGTCTCCGGCGACGGGGTGGACCCGCCGTCCGAACCGCTGCTGCCGCTGTCGCTGGCCGACTGCCCCGCCCCCGCTCCGAAGACCTGGTCGAGCGCCTCGGCGAGCGTGCTGGCGTAGCCGACCTGCCCGCCGTAGTTGACGAGCACCCGCTGCAGGAGCGGGAACGAGCTCGTGCTGGTGCCCCGGATGTAGAGGGGTTCGACGTAGAGCAGACCGTTGTTGCCGATCGGCAACGTCAGCAGGTTGCCGAACACCGGTTTGCTCCCGGCGCCGTCGAACAGGTTGAGGTCGGCGCTGACCCGCGGATCTGTGCGGAAGGAGTTCTGCACCTGCTGCGGACCGCGGAACGGCGTGTTTCCCGGCAGGGTCAGCACCTCGATCTGGCCGTAGTTGTGCGGATCGCTCGACGCGGAGATGAACGCCGACAGGTTCGACCGGCGGAAGGCGTTGAGCGCGCTGGTCAGCTGGAACGACGCCGTCTCGTCACCCGGCCGCTGGGCGAGGATGTAGTACGGGGGCTGGGGGTCCTGCGTCGGCTCCTGCGTCGGGTCGTCGGGCACCTGCCAGCGGTCGTTCTGGCTGTAGAAGTCGCCCGGGTCGCTGACGTGGTAGCGGGTGAGGATGTCCCGCTGGAGCTTGAACAGGTCCTCCGGGTAGCGCACGTGGCTGACCAGCTCGTCGCTCATGTCCTTCTTGGGCTTGACGATCCCCGGGAAGGCCTTCTCGTAGGTCTTGAGGACCGGGTCCTTCTCGTCCCACGCGTAGAGGGTCACCGTGCCGTCGTAGGCGTCGACGGTGGCCTTGACCGAGTTGCGGACGTAGTTGAACTGCTCGTCGGGCAGCGCGCTCGTGCCCGTCCCGGTCAGCGAGTCCTGCGCCGCCTGGCCGAGCTGCATGCGCTCGGCGTAGGGGTAGGAGTCCGACGTCGTGTAGCCGTCGAGGATCCACGTCACCCGGCCGTCGATCACCGCGGGGTACGGGTCGCCGTCCACCTTGAGGAACGGCGCCGCCTTCTCGACCCGCTCGCGGGGATCGCGGACGTAGAGCACCTTCGAGTCGTCGTTGACCGCGCTGGAGAGCAGGAAGTTGCGCTCCCGGTAGTAGATGGCGAAGGTCAGCCGGCGGAAGAAGCTGCCGATCGCGACGCCACCCTTGCCGTCGTAGGTGTTGTTCACCTGGCCGCCGCTGTCGGACCCGCTCTCGGGGCGGTCGAACTCGCGCGGCGCGGCGTTCTTGGGCGCGCCGACGACCGAGTAGTTGTCGCCCATCAGCTCGCCGTAGTAGATCCGGGCGCCGTTCTCGCTGACGTCGATGTTGCCGGTCGTGGGCAGGTCACCCGTGGTGAAGTTCGGCTCGCCGCCCTCCTGGGCGGCCACGACCTGGTTGGCCGGTGCGGCGACGAAGCCGTTGCCGTGGGTGTAGACGGTGTGCCGGTTGATCCAGTTGTCCTGGTTCTCCGACAGGTTGTTGCTGTCCAGTTCCCGGACGGCGACGACGTAGTCGCGGGTCACCCCGTTGATCGTGTACCGGTCGATGTCCAGCTTCTGCGGGAAGCCGTAGATGTTGCGGATCTGCTGGCGCGCGGTGAACGTGTCGGAGAGGACGTTGGGGTCCAGCAGCCGGGCGTTCGGGATCGTGTTGGTGTCGCTGCGCAGGTCCTGGAGCGCCGCGTTGGGGTCGACGGTGTCGCCGTTCGCGTCCTGCGCGTACTTCACGTAGTCGATGTTGGACAGGCCATAGGCCTCGCGCGTCGCCGCGATCGCCCGCTCGATGTAGGGCGCCTCCTTCTGGTTGGCGCTGGGCTTGACGACGAACTGCTGCACGATCGCCGGGTAGGCCACGCCGATGACCAGGCTGGAGATGAGCAGCAGGACCAGCGCCGCGGCCGGCAGCAGGAAGTTGCGGAAGAAGATGTTCGCGAAGAACGCGATCGCGCAGACGATCGCGACGGCGGTGAGGATCCCCTTGGGCACGAGCAGCGCGTTGACGTCGGTGTAGCTGGCGCCGGTGAAGACGTCGCCGCGGTCGGAGTAGACCAGGCCGTAGCGGTCCAGCCAGTAGGCGACCGCCTTGAGCGCGACGAACAGGCCGAGCAGCACCGAGATCTGCACGCGGGCCGCGCCGGTCAGCTTCTGGCCCGGGGTCTGCAGCCGCAGCCCCCCGAAGATGTAGTGGGTGAGCAGCGAGCCGATCAGCGCGAGCAGCACGATCGCGAAGGCGAAGCCCAGCACCAGCCGCCAGAACGGGTAGTCGAACACGAAGAACGACACGTCGAGACCGAACTGCGCGTCCTTCTTGCCGAAGTCCGTGGAGTTCTTGAAGGTCAGCCAGGTGTCCCAGCTGCCCTGCGCGGTGAACCCGGCGAACAGGCCGAGGATGATCCCGACGATCGAGAGCACCAGCGTGCGCCGCGGCTCGAGCGACTGCCGGTAGCGCTCGAGGTTCTGCTGCTCCAGCGACATCGGCCGGAACGTGGGCCGGAACCGGTAGGCCAGGTAGATCGAGAGCGCGACCAGGCCACCGGTGGCGACGCCGGCGACGGCGAACAGCAGAGCCCTGGTCTGCAGTTCGGTCCAGAAGACCTCGGTGTAGTGCGTCTCGTCGAACCAGAGGTAGTCGACGTAGATGTTGGTGAGCGTCCCGATGGCCGTGAACAGCACGAGCAGGACGGCGATGGCCCCGATGACCAGCTTCGCGCGACGCGAGAGCGTGGGCACCGACACGGGGGGCCGCATGGCCACGAGCGGTCTCCTTCTGGTTCCAGGGCGGCCCGGGTCGTGGCGCACGATCCGGGACGGGGCCTGTGTCTCAGTTCTGAGTCATCTCAGGACAACGCACCGGACCGCGCGGGGTTCCCTCGCCGTCCGGCGGTCGCGCACAGCTTCTCCCACGCGGGCGCGAAGCGGTGCGGCGGCATACCGGAGCGGTCGGCTCAGCAGGTGGCCGGGGTCCGGCCGGCCCGCACGTCGGCGAGCGCGGTGAGGGCGTCGTCCAGGTCGGAGACCTTCGCCAGCGGCAGGTTCGGCTGCGGGGCCTGCAGCGCCTCGGCGCAGTTGTCGGCCGGGACGAGGAACACCTCGGCGCCGATGTCGTGCGCGGCGACCATCTTCAGCTGGATGCCGCCGATCGGGCCGACGGTGCCGTCGGGGTCGATGGTGCCGGTGCCGGCGATCACCTTGCCGTCGGTCAGGTCCTGGTCCCCGACCAGGTCGAGGATGCCGAGGGTCAGCATCAGCCCGGCCGAGGGGCCGCCGACGTCCTGCACCTCGATGTCGACGTCGAACGGCGCGGACGGCGTCTCGCGGACCAGGACGCCGAGCAGCGAGCCCTTGCGGTCGGTGGCCGGCTTGGTGGTGATCGTCGCGGTCCCCGGCTCGCCGAGGCGGGTGTAGGAGACCTGGATCGTCGTCCCGCCGGGGATCGACGTCAGAACCGAGTCGAGGGTGTCGGTGTCGGGCGTGGGCCGGCCGTCGATCGCCTCGATCGCGTCGTCCTCCTGCAGCTGGCCCTTCGACGGCGAGTCGTCGGACAGGCCCTGGACGACGACCTTGTCCGGGTAGCCGAGGTGCCCGAGCGCGGCGCTCTGCGCCGCCTGCTCGGAGGTGAGGAACGCCTGGCGGTTCTGCTGCTGGGTCTCCTGCTCGGTCTGGTCCGGCGGGTACACCGACTCCTCTGGGACGACGCTGACCTCGTCGTCGAACCAGCCGCGGACCGCCTCGACCAGGGAGAGCCCGGCCCGGCTGACCCCGACGGTGGTCAGGTTCAGGTTGCCCTTGACCTCGTTCCGGTCCCGGCCCTTGACGCTGATGATCGGCGTGCCGTGGATGTCGCCGAGCGTGTTGTACGTGGGCCCGGGCACCTCCGCCACGTACGGCACGGGCACGGCCGCACCGAGCAGGCCGAAGAGCACCAGCAGGACGGCACCGACGACCACCACGGCGCTGCGACGAGTCACGTCGCGCGAGGATACGGCGGGATCCTTCGACGAGCGTCCGCTGAGAGCGGACGCGCAGGACCGCCGGGGGAAGATCACGCGTCTACCGTGGGGGTATGAGCGATCTGCCGTTCGGCTTCGGGCTCCCCGACCGCGACGACGAGGGCCAGGACAAGGATCCCGCGCGTCGTGGCCAGCCCGCGGACCCCTTCGGGTTCGGCGCGCTCTTCGGCGGCGCCGGGGCCGGCGCCGGCAACCCGGAGGAACTGCTGGCCAAGATGCCGCTGTTCGCCGAGCTCCAGAAGCTCATGAACTGGTCCGGCGGACCGGTGAACTGGGACCTCGCCCGGCAGGGCGCGATCAGCCAGCTCGCCGCCGGCCACCAGCCGACGTCGGAGGCCGAGCGGGCCGCCGTCGCCGAGGCGCTGCGGCTGGCCGACCTCTGGCTGGACCAGGCCACCGACCTGCCCTCCGGCGTCGACCGGGCGCTGGCCTGGTCGCGGGTGGAGTGGGTCGAGCAGACGCTGCCCGCCTGGAGCGCGCTCATCGACCCGCTGGCCGAGCGGGTGGTCGCTGCGATGACCAGCGCGCTGCCGCAGGAAGCGGCCAGCATGATGGGCCCGATCGCCGGGATGATGGGCCGGATGGGCGGCATGATGTTCGGCGCCCAGGTCGGCCAGGCCCTCGGCAAGCTCGCCGACGAGGTGCTGACCAGCACCGAGGTCGGCCTCCCGCTCGCGCCGTCGGGCGCCGGCGTCCTCGTGCCGCAGAACGTCGAGGAGTTCGCGGCCGGTCTCGACCGCCCGATCGACGAGGTCCGGCTGTTCCTCGCGCTGCGCGAGGCGGCGTCCCAGCGGCTGTTCGCCCACGTGCCGTGGCTGCGCCAGCAGCTCACCGACGCCGTGCACGCCTACGCGCGCGGCATCACCGTCGACCGCGACGCGATCGAGCGCGGCATCGCCGAGGCGATGGGCGGCATGGAGGGCGGGATCGACCCGAGCGACCCGGAGACGCTGCAGCGGCTGCTGCCCGCGCTCGAGCCGGAGGAGACCCCCGAGCAGCAGATGGCGCTGCGCCGGCTGGAGACCCTGCTGGCGCTGGTCGAGGGCTGGGTCGACACCGTCGTCGCGGCGGCCGCCTCGCAGCGACTGCCCGGGTACGCCGCCCTCGCCGAGACGATGCGCCGCCGCCGGGCCTCGGGTGGTCCGGCCGAGCAGACCTTCGCCACCCTCGTCGGGCTGCAGCTGCGGCCGCGCCGGCTGCGCGACGCGGCGACCGTCTGGGCCGCCATGGGCCAGCAGCGCGGGCCCGAGGAGCGCGACCGGCTCTGGTCGCACCCCGACCTGCTGCCCACCTCCGAGGACCTCGACGAGCCGATGGACTTCGTCGCGCGTCAGGGGATGGACGACGAGCTGTCGGCGCTCACCGCCGAGGAGCCGCCGGCGAAGCCGGACGACGAAGACAAGCCGGACGACAAGCCGGACGACGAGGCCGGCCCCTCCCCAGCGTGATGGAACGGCCCCCTGCAGGGGCCCGCCGCGAGCTTGCGAGCGGTGGGGGGCAGGGGGTCCTTCAATCGATGAGGTCGGCGCCGTCGCCCATGTGGCCGGCGGCGTTGGCCAGCTCGACGCCCTCCAGGAACCCGCGGGCGCGCTCGGCCTTCGGGTAGCGGGCAACCGTCGCCCAGAAGCGCTCGTCGTGGCCGGGCTCGAGCAGGTGCACCAGCTCGTGCACGAGGACGTAGTCGACGACGTACTCCGGCATGGTCTGCAGCCGGCTGGACAGGCGGATGCTGCCGTCGGCCGGCGTGCACGAGCCCCAGCGGCGGTGCTGGTTGTCCACCCAGCGGACGCTGGCCGGCTCCGCGGCGCCTTCGAGGTAGGCGGCCGACAGCGCGCGGGCCCGGGCCATCAGCTCGCCGTCGCCGCCGAGGGACCGCTTGCGCCGCTCCTCACGGGTCTGCAGCTTGGCCACCATCTGCGCCACCCACCGCCGCTCCTCCGCCGGGCTGAACGCCGCCGGGATGAGGACGACGGTGCGGCCCAGCTCGCGGTAGGCGGTCACCGTGCGCCGGCGGCGGGCACTGCGCCGGACCTCG
Protein-coding regions in this window:
- a CDS encoding cystathionine beta-synthase; the encoded protein is MQYAESVLDLIGGTPLVRLTSVTRELGPDAPLVLAKVEFTNPGGSVKDRIAVRMVDAAEQAGLLKPGGTIVEPTSGNTGIGLALVAQQRGYRCIFVCPDKVGQDKINVLKAYGAEVAVCPTAVDPADPRSYYSVSDRLARETPGGWKPDQYSNPANPQSHYETTGPEIWAQTDGRITHFVTGAGTGGTISGVGRYLKEASEGRVRVIGADPEGSVYSGGTGRPYLVEGVGEDFWPATYDKSVADEIIAVSDGDSFAMTRRLAREEGLLVGGSCGMAVVAALRVAEKLTKDDVLVVLLPDGGRGYLGKIFNDQWMADYGFLEAAGGETVGEVLSAKSGATPTLVHTHPNETVREAIDILREYGVSQMPVVRAEPPVTAGEVVGSVDEKVLLDALFAGRASLADRVERHMSPPLPIIGSGEPVSAAVAEFGEADALVVHVDGKPAGVVTRQDVLGHLAGLAPTVG
- a CDS encoding cystathionine gamma-synthase, translating into MSGFNTRAIHAGQEPDPATGAVNVPVHLSTTFKQDGVGGLRGGYEYSRSGNPTRTALQEALAALEQGAVGLTFASGLAAEDTLLRTVCLPGSHVVLAGDAYGGTFRLLSKVFARWGVTHTPVDLGDLDAVRAAVVPETRVVWCETPTNPLLNIADIAGLASVAHDAGALLVVDNTFASPYLQQPLTLGADVVVHSTTKYLGGHSDVVGGALVVADAGLAEELAFHQNAMGAVNGAFDAWLTLRGVKTLGVRMDRHCANAAAVAEFLQRHDAVSAVLYPGLPDHPGHDLAVKQMSGFGGMVSFRLAAGEEVALKVCERAQLFTLAESLGGVESLIEHPGRMTHASAAGSPLEVPGDLVRLSVGIEDADDLLADLEQALA
- a CDS encoding VOC family protein — encoded protein: MTTTADGRDLAALEAERARIRDAHLKPAGQRAGSTARGLHHTALISSDVERTVRFYQDVLGFPLTELIENRDYPGSSHFFFDIGNGNLLAFFDFPGLDVGPYAEVLGGLHHMAISVDPDRWQELVGRLEEAGVAHEVHSGVSVYFRDPDGARIELIADPLGEMYGTKVL
- a CDS encoding TMEM175 family protein; this translates as MTADPGEGGERRRLSPRRLEAFSDGVFAIAITLLVLEISVPEDAGDDLLHAFLAQWPSYLAYVVSFATIGATWLSHSTITEYLDEVDAVFVRLNLLLLLVVSFLPFPTKLLASYIGESGPERVAATIYGLTLLAVGTMLAVVWIYAVNHKLVADDMSEYEARVLTRRLTPGGGGYVVLVVVGLFAPIAAVFGYLVIAFGLMVPVRRPDGGRRPARGRGRRRGDAPAGDA
- a CDS encoding GNAT family N-acetyltransferase; protein product: MSDAPDDDRYEIRDGDRLLGIAAYHRRGDVLVFTHTEVNPDEGRSGLGSTLVRAALDDVRAKGGKIIAQCPFVRGWIERHPDYADLVLHGDG
- a CDS encoding ferredoxin, which produces MRVEVDRDRCASTGGCEAMAPDVFEVGDDGELVVLTAEPDDALLPDVRNAVQACPTRALRLVD
- a CDS encoding cytochrome P450 — encoded protein: MSLDAAAIDLDAVDLSDRDFWGRPPAERHAVFDALRRERPFAFYAEPEVPLIPAGPGYYAVTRHADVETISSQPALFCSGQGAVSIPDMPPELNEFYGSMISMDDPRHAKIRRIVAKTFTPRMLERLVESVQQIADEVAAEARRKAEAGDGTIDVVADFAAPIPLWVICDMMGIPAEDRQMVLEKSTIILSGGDPDLIADENEILTQFLEAGGMLSDLMNRLAAERAENPRDDLTTALVNSEVDGEKLTHQEIASFFILLCVAGNETTRTAISQGILALHEHPEQRARWAADPSLTPTAVEEIVRWVSPVTWMRRTATQDTDVNGRPVQAGDKLILFYGAANRDPEVFADPHVFDLGRAPNPHVGFGAHGPHFCLGAHLARRELGVAFRTLFDKLPDLEVCGEPERLRNSFVNGLKRLPARLTGVR
- a CDS encoding DUF1579 family protein, coding for MSGSLIATVPRPREAGPEMAELARFYADVTWTGTIEAGGMGPGTPAMTARGRGTHTRLHDGLWIVGDYRQDQFLDDGTYVLTWRLHWVTGWDADAQEYRAALADNYGHADVLRGRIDGDRLVYETLGDGPVRLRLVWDRTDPDVAIWSNQRSIDGGPWTLVETYRMTRT